In Psychrobacter sp. P11G3, a single genomic region encodes these proteins:
- a CDS encoding alpha-keto acid decarboxylase family protein yields the protein MSQQYTIADYLFDRVAEAGASEIFGVPGDFNLTFLDNVLASDKLRWVGNTNELNAGYAADGYARERGFAAMVTTFGVGELSAINATAGSFAEYAPVLHIVGAPSTALQDSKRRIHHSLGDGVFNHFIKMVEPVTVARAQLTPENAASEIDRVIRLILKKHRPGYLLLSPDVARQPIYPPTTKLIDSQEDITSQAALSDFKQALTEFLPNKTTTLMADLMVHRLGLQSQLKALIADTNIPYTTLSWGKTLLDENSDRWAGTYAGVASRPIVKDAVENCECLIKVGVQYTDTTTAGFSQDINEDVVVDLHYERASISGKNFAPIALKDALQALHEVMTSGINIVPKPFCEEVKPHEQKGKDSEAIRQDDLWHIIADRLDHNNLVFSEQGTAYFGISDVRLPEGVTSYGQPMWGSIGYTLPASLGAAIASPDKRSVLLIGDGSALLTIQELAVMIQERINPVIVLINNDGYTVERAIHGENQYYNDIPKCDWQIMPRAFGATEENSLLLKAETAGELKSAFDKAAATTDKLIMIEVIADKHDIPPLLADISAALKPKKD from the coding sequence ATGAGTCAACAATATACCATCGCTGATTATTTGTTTGATCGTGTCGCAGAAGCGGGTGCATCTGAGATATTTGGCGTACCTGGTGATTTCAATTTAACTTTTTTGGATAACGTTCTCGCCTCTGACAAGCTACGCTGGGTGGGTAATACCAATGAGCTAAATGCTGGCTATGCTGCGGATGGATACGCACGTGAGCGTGGGTTTGCCGCCATGGTGACGACTTTTGGTGTAGGGGAGTTGTCAGCGATTAATGCGACGGCAGGCTCTTTTGCTGAGTACGCGCCTGTATTGCATATCGTCGGTGCACCAAGCACAGCGCTACAAGATTCAAAGCGCCGTATTCATCACTCGCTTGGTGATGGTGTATTCAATCATTTTATTAAGATGGTCGAGCCTGTAACTGTGGCACGAGCGCAGCTTACTCCTGAAAATGCTGCCTCAGAAATTGATAGAGTGATTCGCTTGATTCTCAAAAAGCATCGTCCAGGTTACTTACTATTATCACCAGACGTCGCGCGTCAGCCTATCTATCCGCCAACGACTAAGTTGATCGATAGTCAAGAAGACATTACTAGCCAAGCGGCATTATCAGATTTTAAGCAAGCATTAACAGAGTTTTTGCCAAATAAGACCACGACACTAATGGCAGATTTGATGGTACATCGTTTGGGATTGCAGTCACAGCTCAAAGCACTGATCGCTGATACCAATATTCCTTATACCACGCTGTCTTGGGGCAAGACGCTGCTCGATGAGAATAGTGATCGTTGGGCAGGCACTTATGCGGGTGTTGCCTCACGTCCAATTGTGAAGGATGCGGTAGAAAACTGCGAATGCCTTATCAAAGTAGGGGTGCAATATACTGACACTACTACCGCAGGGTTTAGCCAAGATATCAATGAAGATGTGGTCGTAGACTTGCACTATGAGCGTGCTTCTATCAGTGGTAAGAACTTTGCACCGATTGCGCTAAAAGATGCGCTGCAAGCCCTACATGAAGTGATGACCTCTGGCATTAACATCGTGCCAAAACCTTTTTGTGAAGAAGTTAAGCCACACGAACAAAAAGGTAAAGACAGTGAGGCTATCCGCCAAGATGATTTGTGGCATATTATTGCTGACCGCTTAGATCACAATAATTTGGTGTTTTCTGAACAAGGGACGGCCTATTTTGGTATCAGTGATGTGCGCCTGCCAGAAGGGGTAACGTCATATGGGCAGCCGATGTGGGGCTCAATTGGCTACACGTTACCTGCCAGCTTGGGCGCCGCAATCGCATCGCCAGATAAACGCAGTGTGTTATTGATTGGTGATGGTTCAGCATTGCTAACGATCCAAGAGCTAGCGGTCATGATTCAAGAGCGCATCAATCCTGTGATCGTCTTAATTAATAATGATGGCTATACGGTAGAGCGCGCAATTCATGGCGAAAACCAATACTATAATGATATTCCTAAATGCGATTGGCAAATCATGCCGCGAGCGTTTGGCGCGACAGAAGAAAACAGCCTATTACTCAAAGCAGAGACAGCAGGCGAGCTAAAATCTGCTTTCGACAAAGCTGCTGCGACTACCGATAAGCTTATAATGATTGAGGTGATTGCAGACAAGCATGATATCCCGCCATTGCTAGCAGACATCAGCGCCGCATTAAAGCCAAAAAAGGACTAA
- a CDS encoding DUF1244 domain-containing protein, which translates to MAKLESNIELEAAAFRRLLAHLDERKDVQNIELMNLADFCRNCLSKWYKAAGEERGIEIEYEDAREIVYGMPYAEWKEKYQQKATPEQLARFNEIEATKNKAN; encoded by the coding sequence ATGGCAAAATTAGAATCAAATATTGAATTAGAAGCCGCGGCATTTCGTCGCTTACTAGCTCATTTAGACGAGCGTAAAGATGTACAAAATATTGAGCTAATGAACCTTGCCGACTTTTGTCGTAACTGTTTATCCAAATGGTATAAAGCGGCTGGTGAAGAGCGTGGTATTGAAATCGAATACGAAGATGCGCGCGAGATTGTTTATGGTATGCCTTATGCTGAGTGGAAAGAGAAATATCAACAGAAAGCAACGCCAGAGCAGTTAGCGCGTTTTAACGAGATTGAAGCTACTAAGAATAAAGCGAATTAA